From Calditrichota bacterium, one genomic window encodes:
- a CDS encoding ribulokinase has product LQILREAPDVYRAADKIIEAGDWLVWQLTGVEKRSACQAGYKAFWSKEDGYPSKEFLRELDPRFERFVDEKLSHDIYPVGFLAGGLTKSMAEALSLKEGTPVGVGIIDAHAALLGSAVAEPEKMVLVLGTSTCHMVLGEKNVLAKGIAGIVEDGIVPGYTAYESGQSAVGDIFAWFMRTSVPPAYHKEAEQKGVDIYKLLEIKAAKLKPGESGLMALDWWNGNRSILMNANLSGLLVGMTLGTKPEEIYRALIEATAFGTEKIIQTHEEQGIPIKELYASGGLAEKNELLLQIYADVTGREIRVAESRQAAALGAAIIGAIAAGAKNGGYDDFKEATKKMARIKETVYRPIPENRRVYRRLYEIYLTLHDYFGLGKHAIMPDLRKLKLEALGIQE; this is encoded by the coding sequence CTGCAAATTCTGCGGGAAGCTCCTGACGTGTACCGGGCTGCGGACAAAATTATTGAAGCAGGAGATTGGCTGGTCTGGCAGTTGACGGGTGTTGAAAAGCGAAGCGCCTGTCAGGCGGGCTACAAGGCCTTCTGGAGCAAGGAGGATGGATATCCCTCAAAGGAATTTTTGCGGGAGCTGGATCCCCGATTTGAACGGTTTGTGGATGAAAAATTATCCCACGATATTTATCCGGTTGGTTTTCTCGCCGGCGGATTAACAAAATCCATGGCCGAAGCCCTTTCATTAAAGGAAGGAACCCCTGTGGGCGTAGGAATTATCGACGCGCACGCAGCACTTCTGGGCAGTGCTGTAGCAGAGCCTGAGAAAATGGTGCTCGTTCTGGGAACCTCCACCTGCCACATGGTTTTGGGTGAAAAGAATGTTCTGGCCAAGGGAATTGCCGGTATTGTTGAGGATGGCATTGTTCCCGGCTACACGGCGTACGAATCGGGTCAATCGGCCGTGGGCGACATTTTTGCCTGGTTCATGCGGACATCGGTGCCTCCGGCGTACCACAAGGAAGCTGAACAAAAGGGGGTTGACATTTACAAATTGCTGGAAATAAAAGCCGCAAAGCTAAAACCGGGTGAAAGCGGCCTGATGGCCCTGGATTGGTGGAATGGAAATCGCTCGATTCTAATGAATGCTAACCTTTCCGGCCTACTGGTTGGGATGACTCTTGGAACCAAACCCGAGGAGATTTACCGGGCGTTGATTGAAGCCACGGCTTTTGGAACAGAAAAGATTATTCAAACCCACGAAGAACAGGGGATTCCCATTAAGGAACTCTACGCTTCTGGCGGTCTGGCCGAGAAAAATGAATTACTCCTGCAAATCTACGCCGATGTGACCGGACGGGAGATTCGTGTGGCAGAATCCCGACAAGCGGCTGCGTTGGGGGCAGCCATCATCGGCGCAATTGCCGCCGGAGCGAAGAACGGAGGGTATGATGATTTTAAAGAAGCGACGAAGAAGATGGCTCGAATCAAGGAAACGGTTTATCGTCCCATCCCCGAAAACCGGCGTGTTTACCGCCGTTTATATGAGATTTATCTCACGCTTCACGATTATTTTGGGCTTGGAAAACACGCAATAATGCCGGATTTGCGCAAACTAAAACTTGAGGCATTGGGAATTCAGGAATAA
- a CDS encoding ribulokinase, which yields MNKRIALGLDFGTESGRVILVDGESGRELATVVKNYPHGVIDSVLPNGKTRLEPEWALQHPMDYLTVAQDIIPEALKQAGVRAEDIVGIGVDFTSCTILPTRTDGKPLCLLDEFKDEPHAWVKLWKHHAA from the coding sequence TCTTGGATTGGATTTTGGAACGGAATCGGGCCGTGTAATCCTTGTAGATGGAGAGAGTGGCAGGGAACTGGCAACTGTGGTAAAAAACTACCCGCATGGGGTGATCGATTCGGTTCTGCCAAACGGCAAAACCCGCCTGGAACCGGAATGGGCCCTCCAGCATCCGATGGATTATCTCACCGTGGCTCAGGATATTATTCCGGAGGCGCTGAAACAGGCGGGCGTACGTGCGGAGGACATTGTCGGGATCGGGGTGGATTTTACATCCTGCACAATTTTACCGACCCGGACTGATGGAAAGCCGCTGTGTTTGCTGGATGAATTTAAGGATGAACCGCATGCGTGGGTCAAGCTGTGGAAACATCACGCGGCTCA